From Melospiza melodia melodia isolate bMelMel2 unplaced genomic scaffold, bMelMel2.pri scaffold_338, whole genome shotgun sequence:
CCCATCCCCTATAGCCCCTATAGGAACCCCCCCAATCCCCTATAGCCTCTATAGGACCCCCCAATCCCCTATAGCCCCTATAGGAACCCCCCCAATCCCCTATAGCCTCTATAGGACCCCCCCAATCCCCTACAGCCCCTATAGGAACCCCCCCAATCCCTATAGCCTCTATAGGACCCCCCCAATCCCCTACAGCCCCTATAGAACCCCCCAATCCCCTATAGCCTCTATAGGACACCCCCCAATCCCCTGCTGCACTACAggaccccccagtccccccccaaTCCCTTATAGGACCCCCCAATCCCCTATAGCCCCTATAGATCCCCCAATCCCTTATAGCCCCTATAGACACCCCAGTCTCCCATAGCCCCTATAGGACCTCCCCCCAATCCCCTATAGAAGCCCCATCCCCTATTGCGCCCATTGCCCCTATAGCCCCCCCCCATCCCCTTTAGGATCCCCTACAGCCCTATAGACCCCTCAATCCCCCCATCCCCCTATAGCCCCCATTAGAACCCCCCAATCCCCTACAGGACCCTctatacccccccccccccaatccccTACAGCCCCTATAGGACCCCCCCATCCCCTATAGCCCCTATAGGACCCCCCCAATCCCCTAAAGCCCCTATAGAACCCCCCCCAATCCCCTATAGCCTCTATAGGACCCCCCAATCCCCTATAGCCTCTATAGGACACCCCCAATCCCCTGCTGCACTACAggaccccccagtccccccccaaTCCTTATAGGACCCCCCAATCCCCTATAGCCCCTATAGATCCCCCAATCCCTTATAGCCCCTATAGACACCCCAGTCTCCCATAGCCCCTATAGGACCCCCCCCCCAATCCCTATAGAAGCCCCCATCCCCTATTGCGCCTATTGCCCCTATAGCCCCCCCCCATCCCCTTTAGGATCCCCTTACAGCCCCTATAGGACCCCTCAATCCCCCCATTCCCTATAGCCCCCATTAGAACCCCCAATCCCCTACAGGACCCTCTATACCCCCCCCAATCCCTACAGCCCCTATAGGACCCCCCATAGCCCCCATTCCTACAGCCCTATAGGACCCCTCAATCCCCCCATCCCCTATAGCCCCTATAGGACCCCTCAATCCCCCCCATCCCCTATAGCCCCCATTAGAACCCCCCAATCCCCTACAGGACCCTCTATACCCCCCCCCCAATCCCCTACAGCCCCTATAGGACCCCTCAATGCCCCCATTCCCTACAGCCCTATAGGACCCCTCAATGCCCCCCATCCCCTATAGCCCCTATAGGACCCCTCAATCCCCCCCATTCCCTACAGCCCTATAGGACCCCTCAATCCCCCCCATCCCCTATAGCCCCCATTAGAACCCCCCAATCCCTACAGGACCTCTAtaccccccccccaaatcccctacaGCCCTATAGGACCCCTCAATCCCCCCCATTCCCTACAGCCCTACAggaccccccagtccccccaATCCCTTATAGCCCCTATAGACACTCCAGTCTCCCGTAGCCCCTATAGGACCCCTCAATCCCCCCATCCCCTACAGCCCCTATAGGACCCCCCTCTATCCCCTTTAGCCCTATAggaccccccagtccccccaATCCCTTACAGGACCCCTCCATTCCTATAGCCCCTATAGGGCACCCCCTCATCCCCTATAGCGCCCATTGCCCCTACAGCCTCCCCTGTCCCCTTTAGGGTCCCCTATAGCCCCTATAGGGCCCCACAGGACCCCCCAATCCCGCCCCAGCCCCCCCCTATAGACCCCCTATAACCCCCCAGGTCACGTGGGCTGTttccccgccccgcccccggctCACGTGCCGGTGACGCACTGGAAAGGGGCGGGCGCCCCTCCGGTCACGCGCCCGGCGTTATACGCGTGTGTTTGTGTCACGTGACGCGGCGGCCGCCATGCTGTCCGGCTGCTGAAGGAGCACCAGGCCCGCCAGAGCGAGCGGCGCGAGCTGCAGGGTGAGCCCCGCCCCCCCGTCCCCATGGCAACGAaccccgcccgccgcgccccaTTGGCTACTGCGGCTGTCGCTCAGCGCAGCGCGGCGTCTCATTGGCTGGCGCGGCTGTCCGTCAAGAGGGGAGGAAAGGGCGGGAAGCCTGAGGGGCCCTGAGGGACCCTGAGGGGGACAGGGAAGGTTTCGCACGGTGACGCCACACGGGATCATGCTGACGTCAGGCGATGTGGTGTTGACGTCACGCGGTGCGTCAGGCCGGGCGGGGGTCCCGCCGCCCCTCACGGcgctgtcccctcgtgtcccccccCAGAGCGGCGCCGCCGGGACGCCATCGCGGCCGCCACCCGCCTCACCGAGGCCCTGGTGGATCACCTGAACGTGGGGTGAGCCCGGGACCCCCAATTCCTTATGGGACAGCCCCTCCCTAAACACCAAACCCTGCCCAGGGACCCCTAAACCCCCCGGGGACCCCAATTCCTTATGAGACACCCCACACCCAAAACCCCTCTGGGACCCCCAATTCCTTATGGGACCAACCCCCCcaaccccaaacctcccctggggaccccaaacccctccaggaccccccattcCTTATGGGACCACCcccacccaaaccccaaaccctgtcTGAAGACCCCAGACCTCACCTGGGGACCTCAAACCCTTCCTGGGGACCCCCAATTCCTTCTGGAGACCCAAACCCCTCATGGGGACCCCAAACCCTCATGGAACCCAGACCTTTGCCTGGGGACCCTCAATTCCTTCTGGGATCACCCctcacccaaaccccaaacccttcatggggaccccaaaccccacctgggaaCTTCCAGCCCCTCACAGACCCTCTGGGgacccccatgtcccccctggtgaccccaatgtcccctctgtgtccctccaGGGTGGCCCAGGCCTACGTGAACCAGCGCAAGCTGGACCAGGAGGTGAAGACGCTGCAGGTGCAGGCGGCTCAGTTCGCCCGC
This genomic window contains:
- the LOC134434230 gene encoding biogenesis of lysosome-related organelles complex 1 subunit 1-like — its product is GGRHAVRLLKEHQARQSERRELQERRRRDAIAAATRLTEALVDHLNVGVAQAYVNQRKLDQEVKTLQVQAAQFARQTGQWIAMVESFNQALKEIGDVENWARSIELDMRTIATALEYVYKGQLQPSCS